AACGGTAGATTGGTCCCAGATTTTATAGGTATAATACAGTTTTTTACGCTACACATTTTGACAAGAACATCTCTACATATATATGAACCATAAAAAATACGTACTTTCCTTTTCTTAGACGTTGACATGTGTATAACCATATATGTTCGTTGTTAAAACTCGTGTTGTAGCTGAATTTCTCGGGCTGCCGTATCCTCCGCCGCGTATAAGCATCCGAACATCTACACCAGTAACTGGTTTGAATTATGCGTCGGCATCTTGCGGCATTCTTCCTGAAACTGGAAAGTCTTTGGTAAGACACTAACTCACTTAATCTATTTATTTCTAAgttgtttttgtcaaaatggaCGATACATATATGGATAATTATTTACCCTTGAACTTTCAAAGAATAATTAATGACAAATTATTGGATCTCTAAAAAGGTAAATTCAGCCAGTGCATGATCAGAGAGCCTGTGAGGTGGGTTCAACTCAATTTTCTTCTATCATCATTCATGCTCGTGGAAGTTTTTCTGTTATAAGAGGTTAACGATAATATAGCCTTCGAGCTATATGACTTTCGTGCCAGCGTCTTTTAATTGGCTGAATTTTGCTAACCTTTTTCTTTGGTCGAAAATAATATCTAACCATCATGATGCTATAGATTGCTAATATATCATTTGCTTGTAACTTAGCATCATAATCACATTAATTACTTCCATTTTAAGATATATAGCAACACATGCTACCTAAGATTTCTCATATCACAAGCATAATTTCATATGTAATCAttgttcaaattcaattttcatgGGAAAACtgcttctattttattttaggatagaaaagaaaggaaaagggtaCTACTTACTATATATTATAATCTCATTATCAATTATTCGTTTTGATGGGTGCCAATTAATTTTCAGGGGAAGTGCTTGAGTTTGGATGACCAGATCGATTTATTTCAGCGTACAGTTAAGTCAGGCTTACCAAACCACTTCGGAGGTCCAAACGAGCTGATGGAGTACTTGTCCAAGTCTATATTTGTAGTTTGCATTGGCAGCAATGACTACTTATCTGACACAAGCAAGAATTATACTCCTCAAGAATTTGCTCATCTCCTTTTGGATAAACTTTCACTTCATTTtcaggtctctctctctctctcacacacacacacaattaaTCTGAATTTCCAATCGGTGTTAAGATCATAGATTTCACTACTAATTGTTAATCAGTACTCTTTACTTGGTGCACACTTCTTCATATGTAGACCTAAATATTTACATATATCTATGACCAACAGAGGCTATATAATCTAGGAGCCAGGAAAGTTGTGATGTTTGAGATTGGTCCCATTGGTTGCATCCCATCAGTGACGAGGAAAATTCAACATAATGGAAAATGTGCTGAAGAGCTAAACGAGCTTGTATCATACTTCAACGATAATCTTCTTGGAATGCTTCAGAACTTGACATCCACTCTCCCCAACTCTATTTTTGCCCCAGGTCATGCTTATTGGCTAGGCTACGATGCGATTATGAATCCTTCTAAATATGGTACGtggtctccttttttttcacCATTTAATTTCTATGGCTcactaaattgttttttctgttgTTAATTTCCTTGGTGACTTTTTCTTTACAGGCTTACTTGACACAAGCAACCCATGTTGCAAAACCTGGGCCAATGGGACCTCTGCTTGCATTCCTAAGCTAAAACCGTGCCCTAATCGTGACCAACACTACTTTTTTGATGGTTATCACCTCACTGAATCTGTATATTCAGTCTTCGCAAGCCATTGTATCAATGATAGATCGGTTT
This DNA window, taken from Populus alba chromosome 17, ASM523922v2, whole genome shotgun sequence, encodes the following:
- the LOC118042736 gene encoding GDSL esterase/lipase 7, producing MSTLIIFSVLHLLISLVCGAPLAPALYVFGDSLFDSGNNNILPTLSKANFKPYGVDFAEGDTGRFTNGRLVPDFIAEFLGLPYPPPRISIRTSTPVTGLNYASASCGILPETGKSLGKCLSLDDQIDLFQRTVKSGLPNHFGGPNELMEYLSKSIFVVCIGSNDYLSDTSKNYTPQEFAHLLLDKLSLHFQRLYNLGARKVVMFEIGPIGCIPSVTRKIQHNGKCAEELNELVSYFNDNLLGMLQNLTSTLPNSIFAPGHAYWLGYDAIMNPSKYGLLDTSNPCCKTWANGTSACIPKLKPCPNRDQHYFFDGYHLTESVYSVFASHCINDRSVCSPTLKELVQM